ATAGAAAATTACGAGCCGTTGCCTTCACCGTTGGCGATCTAAGTAACCCTTTCTTCGTCGTTATGGGACAAGCAGTTGAGGCAGAAGCAAAGAGAATTGGCGGAAAAGATGTCAATGTTATTATAGCTTCCAGTGCTTATGACCTTAACCAACAAGCTAATCAAATTGAAAATTTTACTGCTGCTAATACTGACATCATTGTTTTGAATGCTGCTGATAAACGTGGAATTAAGCCAGTAGTTGAAAGAGCCAAACTTGCAGGTAGAATTGTCATTGCCGTAGACACAGGTGCTGATGGAGGTGTGGATGCCACTATCACTACTAATAATGTTCAAGCAGGAGAAGTTAGTTGCAAATATATTGCCGATCGCCTCAAAGGTAAAGGCAATGTTGTAATAGTTAACGGCCCGCCAGTGGACTCAGTGATTCAACGAGTTAGTGGCTGCGAGAGTGTACTATCCAAATATCCCGATATTAAAATCCTCTCTAAAAACCAAAATGCAGACGGTAGCCGGGATGGAGGACTGAGAGTTATGACTGATTTGCTCACAACCTTCCCGAAAATTGATGCGGTTTTTGCCATCAACGATCCGAGTGGAGTTGGCGCAGAACTAGCAGCAAACCAAGCACAACGTAAAGATTTCTTTATTGTCGGGGTTGATGGTGCGCCAGAAGCGATCACTGCGATCGCAGCTAAAAATAGTTTATATGCTGCAACCGCTACTCAAAATCCACGAGGTATGGCCGAAAAAGCAGTTCAGGTTGGAAACGATATTTTAAATGGCAAGAAACCTAGCAATCCCACAATCTTGATTCCAGTTAAGCTGATTACAAAAGATAATGTCAGCACAGAAAAAGGCTGGCAATAATAATAATTGTAAATTTACAATTATTAAGAATAATGTCAATCTGAATTGAGTCTTTTGATACATTGACATAGTTTTTGCACATACCCATGATGTACATATATGCATCTGTAAAAATTTATGATATATTGCCTTTCGATATTCAGAACTTTCTAAGATAGGAATCGCTTTTTAAAACCTGATTTTGTGATAATTTGAATTTCACATCAGCTATGAATTTCTAATATCAAATCCGCTCAATTACCCACAAGTAGAATTACCCCCCTTAATCCCCCAGATGTATTGGGGTAAATAAGAAATCCGGTTCCCTCCCTTTTATAAGGGTAAATAAGAAATCCGGTTCCCTCCCCTTTATAAGGGGAGGGTTAGGAAGGGGTAACGCCAGAACTATAAACAATTGAGCGGACATAAGATAACTCACAAATTGCGACTTTCCAATTCTTTTTACAGGAGATTTTCATGACAACAAATATTGAAACCTCATTTTCTGATGCACCAACTACCACCCCTGTATTAGAAATGCAAGGGATTACCAAACGATTTCATGGTGTATCTGCGCTCCAAAATGTTAATCTCACGATTTATCCGGGAGAAGTTCACGCCCTCATGGGTGAAAATGGAGCAGGTAAAAGCACATTGATGAAAATCCTGGCTGGGGCTTACATTGCAGATGTTGGAGAAATTCGCATCAATGGTCAACCTTTGAAAATTACCGATCCGGCAACAGCACGCAAGTCGGGTATTAATCTTATTTATCAAGAACTGAATGTTGCACCGAATTTAACCGTTACCGAAAATATGTTTATGGGTAGTGAGTTGCGGCGGGGTCAGCTTTTAGACCGCAAAGCCATGCAACTGGAAGCAGAGGAAGTGCTAGAAAGTCTTGGAGCCAATTTTACAGCGCAGACTATAGTTGGTACTTTATCGATCGCAGAACAGCAACAAGTCGAAATTGCCAGGGCGCTGAAAGACAAAAGCCGCGTCTTGGTGATGGATGAGCCAACAGCAGCACTTTCTGACCGCGAGAGCGACCATTTATTTGAGGTAATTCGCAAACTGCGGCGTGATGGCATTGCCATTATTTACATCAGCCACCGCATGGAAGAAATCTATGCCTTAGCTGACCGGATTAGCGTCCTGCGCGATGG
This genomic interval from Nostoc sp. KVJ3 contains the following:
- a CDS encoding ABC transporter substrate-binding protein; the protein is MNMKRIAIAASILGIISGGVFGCTNASPDNNTATNTDTKPATNISAETKIATGNRKLRAVAFTVGDLSNPFFVVMGQAVEAEAKRIGGKDVNVIIASSAYDLNQQANQIENFTAANTDIIVLNAADKRGIKPVVERAKLAGRIVIAVDTGADGGVDATITTNNVQAGEVSCKYIADRLKGKGNVVIVNGPPVDSVIQRVSGCESVLSKYPDIKILSKNQNADGSRDGGLRVMTDLLTTFPKIDAVFAINDPSGVGAELAANQAQRKDFFIVGVDGAPEAITAIAAKNSLYAATATQNPRGMAEKAVQVGNDILNGKKPSNPTILIPVKLITKDNVSTEKGWQ